The Hyphomonas sediminis genome contains a region encoding:
- a CDS encoding thermonuclease family protein — protein sequence MARKAGVLEFRRPKRRAVLIPGIQRTNKLRFGRRRPMSVPRQLLILAIAPLGLLAVVAMTERQASLRDPVPEVTAHPSAARHAVSWVDGDSGRIGEVRFRLYGVDAPEGSPSKAYCDLEQRRAIGARLAARTLTNQGNVRIEEMGMDRYGRLLVRLSVAGEDVASKLVAQGHLKTWDYDAGETKPDWCS from the coding sequence ATGGCGCGCAAAGCAGGCGTTCTCGAGTTTCGACGACCGAAGCGGCGTGCCGTGCTGATCCCTGGCATCCAGCGTACAAACAAGCTGCGTTTTGGGCGCAGGCGCCCAATGAGTGTACCGCGCCAGCTGTTGATTCTGGCCATCGCGCCGCTCGGGCTGCTAGCGGTTGTGGCCATGACCGAGCGTCAGGCCAGTTTGCGTGATCCGGTGCCTGAAGTCACGGCCCATCCGAGTGCAGCCAGGCACGCTGTTTCCTGGGTGGACGGCGACAGTGGCAGGATCGGTGAGGTACGTTTCAGGCTGTATGGGGTGGACGCCCCAGAAGGCTCGCCCAGCAAGGCTTATTGTGACCTGGAACAGCGAAGGGCGATTGGCGCAAGGCTGGCTGCCCGCACACTGACCAATCAGGGAAATGTCCGCATCGAGGAGATGGGAATGGACCGCTATGGCAGACTGCTCGTCAGGTTGTCTGTCGCCGGAGAAGATGTTGCCAGCAAGCTGGTCGCGCAGGGGCATCTCAAGACCTGGGACTATGACGCCGGCGAGACGAAGCCTGATTGGTGTTCCTGA
- a CDS encoding serine hydrolase domain-containing protein, giving the protein MDRRAFIGGAAFTLGLAACGGRAGGLAGPPAPDGLLLPVRDYMDAHRAAWGLPGMTLAAVSREGASATATSGFANLETQTPVDGDHLFQIGSISKMFTALAAWSLIAEGKLAPETRLADLLDNVVIQGGEGITLQHLLNHTSGLPADVPIFAEGGLWVGYDPGTNWSYSNTGYDLAGRMMVAASGQSYPDLIQTRVLDPLGMTQTKPAIRTIDRPLYAQGYEPLYFDRALPRPFPVAPAPWIDSDSPAGCIAATSEDMSKFLRFLIDLSAGKGGSVLPDDIAVRFLADPVSGWGPDAAYGNGIARIRVNGRDYLHHTGGMVSFSSSLHVDIEAGVAAYASSNVHYGFGYRPVRVTAYACETQRAAGAGQATPVAPLPFDPVEGPEQFAGTFMAADGDVFEVILKEGDLRLLRAGHDSALQGLMAQRFSTDDPDFAFDGVVIEAVDGKAVRAWVGAKEYLVDPSAGYKPAAPTELLALAGRYVDDDRWGVPVSVYARDGALLLENVAPLELMPEGYWRIAGEEGAERLRFDTVINGVAQVLVYSGIPFVRRDI; this is encoded by the coding sequence ATGGACCGGCGCGCCTTTATTGGCGGAGCAGCGTTTACGCTCGGATTGGCGGCTTGCGGCGGGCGTGCCGGGGGCCTTGCTGGCCCGCCCGCACCAGATGGCCTGCTGTTGCCGGTACGCGACTACATGGACGCCCATCGTGCGGCCTGGGGCCTGCCGGGAATGACGCTGGCGGCTGTCTCCCGCGAGGGGGCCAGCGCGACGGCCACCAGCGGCTTTGCCAATCTGGAAACGCAGACCCCGGTTGATGGCGATCACCTGTTCCAGATCGGTTCTATTAGCAAGATGTTCACGGCGCTGGCAGCCTGGTCGCTGATTGCGGAGGGCAAGCTGGCGCCGGAAACGCGCCTGGCCGACCTGCTCGACAATGTCGTCATTCAGGGCGGGGAGGGTATCACGCTCCAGCACCTGCTGAACCACACGTCGGGCCTGCCGGCCGACGTACCAATCTTTGCCGAAGGTGGGCTCTGGGTGGGCTATGATCCGGGCACAAACTGGTCCTATTCCAACACAGGATACGACCTGGCAGGACGGATGATGGTGGCCGCCAGCGGGCAATCCTATCCGGACCTCATCCAGACACGCGTGCTGGACCCGCTGGGAATGACGCAGACCAAACCGGCAATTCGCACGATTGACCGGCCGCTCTATGCGCAGGGGTATGAACCGCTCTATTTCGACCGTGCCTTGCCGCGTCCATTCCCGGTTGCGCCCGCGCCCTGGATCGATTCCGATAGTCCGGCAGGCTGCATTGCCGCGACCAGCGAAGACATGTCAAAATTTCTCCGTTTCCTGATCGATCTTTCGGCGGGGAAGGGTGGGTCTGTTTTGCCCGATGACATTGCCGTTCGCTTTCTGGCGGACCCGGTCTCCGGCTGGGGGCCAGATGCTGCCTATGGCAATGGCATCGCGCGGATCAGGGTTAATGGCCGGGATTATCTCCACCATACGGGCGGTATGGTTTCCTTCTCTTCCTCGCTGCATGTGGATATTGAAGCGGGCGTGGCGGCTTATGCCTCGTCCAATGTGCATTATGGCTTTGGCTACCGGCCTGTGCGTGTGACAGCATATGCCTGCGAAACACAGCGGGCCGCCGGGGCCGGGCAGGCGACGCCGGTGGCTCCGCTGCCGTTCGATCCGGTCGAGGGGCCGGAGCAGTTTGCCGGAACGTTTATGGCAGCCGATGGGGATGTGTTCGAAGTCATCCTGAAGGAAGGCGATTTGCGTTTGCTCCGTGCGGGCCACGATAGCGCGCTTCAGGGCCTGATGGCGCAGCGCTTCTCCACCGACGATCCCGACTTCGCCTTCGACGGCGTGGTGATTGAGGCGGTGGACGGCAAGGCCGTACGTGCTTGGGTTGGTGCGAAGGAATATCTCGTCGATCCGTCTGCGGGGTATAAGCCTGCGGCGCCGACCGAGCTGCTGGCGCTGGCAGGGCGGTATGTCGATGACGACCGCTGGGGCGTGCCGGTCAGCGTCTATGCCCGGGATGGGGCTTTGCTGCTGGAGAATGTCGCGCCATTGGAGCTGATGCCGGAGGGGTATTGGCGGATTGCCGGGGAGGAGGGCGCAGAGCGCCTGCGCTTCGACACCGTCATCAATGGCGTGGCGCAGGTGCTTGTTTATTCGGGAATTCCATTCGTGCGCCGGGACATTTGA
- a CDS encoding RNA polymerase sigma factor — MKQMPDQEKRYREAAAEHGPAMQRLARAMEADPARRQDLLQEMHVALWRSLAGFDGRCSLKTWVYRVAHNTASTHVGREVRRNRGLVGVEAIGDLPGHDNQAAEYEREDALEHLNAWIRALKPADRQVMTLYLEELDAPAIAEITGFTPGAVMTRISRLKARLAKDFKEAKHD; from the coding sequence ATGAAGCAGATGCCCGATCAGGAAAAGCGCTACAGGGAGGCTGCCGCCGAGCATGGACCGGCGATGCAGCGTCTTGCCCGCGCGATGGAGGCAGATCCCGCCCGTCGGCAGGATTTGCTGCAGGAGATGCATGTTGCGCTCTGGCGCAGCCTCGCAGGGTTTGACGGACGGTGCAGCCTGAAAACATGGGTCTACCGTGTGGCGCATAACACCGCCTCGACGCATGTGGGCCGGGAGGTGCGCCGCAATCGCGGCCTCGTCGGCGTCGAAGCGATCGGCGATCTGCCGGGGCACGATAATCAGGCCGCAGAGTATGAGCGGGAAGATGCGCTGGAGCACCTAAACGCCTGGATCCGCGCGTTGAAGCCGGCCGACCGGCAAGTGATGACACTCTATCTGGAAGAGCTGGACGCGCCGGCGATCGCGGAGATTACCGGCTTTACGCCGGGCGCCGTGATGACCCGGATTTCTCGCCTCAAGGCGCGGCTGGCAAAAGATTTCAAGGAAGCAAAGCATGACTGA
- a CDS encoding MAPEG family protein → MTQAILLPAAVLVAWTLVIWVWMLATRVPAMQKARLHPEKARHTRGDAWNALPSEVRQVADNYNHLMEQPTIFYAIVMVLAVSGEAGMVDVGLAWAYAGLRILHSLWQVTRNVVMIRFYLFVVSTLVLFPMAGRAIYLLAL, encoded by the coding sequence ATGACCCAAGCCATTCTTCTGCCTGCCGCCGTTCTTGTTGCGTGGACGCTGGTGATCTGGGTCTGGATGCTGGCAACGCGCGTGCCCGCCATGCAGAAGGCGCGGCTGCATCCGGAGAAGGCCAGGCATACGCGCGGCGACGCATGGAACGCGCTGCCGTCCGAAGTTCGTCAGGTGGCGGACAATTACAACCACCTGATGGAACAGCCGACGATCTTCTATGCCATCGTGATGGTGCTGGCCGTCAGCGGCGAGGCAGGCATGGTGGATGTGGGCCTTGCCTGGGCCTATGCGGGCCTGCGCATCCTCCACTCGCTCTGGCAGGTGACGCGGAACGTCGTGATGATCCGCTTCTACCTGTTTGTGGTGTCCACGCTGGTCCTGTTCCCGATGGCGGGCCGGGCGATTTATCTGCTAGCGCTATAA